A part of Nocardioides sp. WS12 genomic DNA contains:
- the glgP gene encoding alpha-glucan family phosphorylase encodes MRAIRRFTVRPLLPDALASLGELAANLRWSWHPPTQELFATVDPDLWLSTGQDPTRLLGEVSAERWAELAADEAYLARVAEVRADLSSYLDGERWYQRASAAEPDATWPAAIAYFSPEFGITAVLPQYSGGLGILAGDHLKAASDLGVPIVGVGLLYKHGYFKQALSHEGWQQESYPVLDPDGLPLSPLVEASGERATVSLRMPDGPDLLARIWVASVGRVPLLLLDTDLEENPEHYQLITDRLYGGNTEHRLRQELLLGVGGVRALRVHARITGAPAPEVFHTNEGHAGFLGVERIRELTVGEQGAGDPDAVDYATALEIGRASTVFTTHTPVPAGIDRFPRTLVEQYLGDHGATPGVPVDQILALGAEDYEGGDPGVFNMAVMGFRLSQRANGVSQLHGHVSRGMFNGLWPAFDEAEVPISSITNGVHAPTWVAPEVLALAAAEGGDSEDDDAEAFWAAFAKVSGPDVWRTKRALRERLVVDARRRLRRSWEKRGAAPAELGWIDEALDPDVLTIGFARRVPSYKRLTLMLRDPERLKALLLDPERPIQLVVAGKSHPADDGGKRLIQELVRFADAEDVRHRIVFLPNYDIALALPLYPGCDVWLNNPLRPYEACGTSGMKAALNGGLNLSILDGWWDEWYDPEFGWPIPSADGLEDYSDKRDDLEASALYDLIESEVAPRFYDLDHEGVPARWVEMLRHTWTTLGPKVLATRMVRDYVAQLYAPAVRNARALAAADHGARDLAAWKARVRAAWPQVRVEHVEAQGVEDAAEVGATLAVHSYVALGELSPEDVQVQLVHGRVDAEDDIVDATTTPLTLVESYDGGRHRFDGELELGRSGPFGYTVRVLPTNPLLVATAELGVVALA; translated from the coding sequence ATGCGTGCGATCCGAAGGTTCACGGTCCGCCCCCTCCTCCCCGACGCGCTTGCCTCCCTGGGCGAGCTCGCGGCCAACCTGCGCTGGTCATGGCATCCACCCACCCAGGAGTTGTTCGCGACCGTCGACCCCGACCTCTGGCTGAGCACCGGGCAGGACCCGACGCGGCTGCTGGGCGAGGTCTCGGCCGAGCGCTGGGCTGAGCTGGCCGCCGACGAGGCCTACCTGGCGCGGGTCGCCGAGGTGCGCGCCGACCTGTCGTCGTACCTCGACGGGGAGCGCTGGTACCAGCGCGCCAGCGCCGCCGAGCCGGATGCCACCTGGCCGGCCGCGATCGCGTACTTCTCACCCGAGTTCGGCATCACCGCCGTGCTGCCGCAGTACTCCGGCGGCCTCGGCATCCTCGCCGGCGACCACCTCAAGGCCGCGAGTGATCTCGGCGTCCCGATCGTCGGCGTCGGTCTGCTCTACAAGCACGGTTACTTCAAGCAGGCGCTGTCGCACGAGGGTTGGCAGCAGGAGAGCTACCCCGTGCTCGACCCCGACGGCCTCCCGCTGTCGCCGCTGGTCGAGGCCTCCGGCGAACGCGCCACCGTGTCCCTCCGGATGCCCGACGGCCCTGACCTGCTCGCCCGGATCTGGGTCGCCTCGGTCGGCCGGGTGCCGCTGCTGCTCCTCGACACCGACCTCGAGGAGAACCCCGAGCACTACCAGCTGATCACCGACCGCTTGTACGGCGGCAACACCGAGCACCGGTTGCGCCAGGAACTCCTCCTCGGCGTCGGCGGCGTCCGCGCCCTGCGTGTGCATGCCCGGATCACCGGCGCCCCGGCTCCCGAGGTGTTCCACACCAACGAGGGCCACGCCGGGTTCCTCGGTGTGGAGCGGATCCGTGAACTCACGGTTGGCGAACAGGGTGCCGGTGACCCCGACGCCGTCGACTACGCCACGGCGCTCGAGATCGGCCGTGCGTCCACGGTCTTCACCACGCACACGCCTGTCCCGGCGGGCATCGACCGCTTCCCGCGGACCCTCGTCGAGCAGTACCTCGGTGACCACGGCGCCACGCCCGGTGTCCCGGTCGACCAGATCCTCGCGCTCGGTGCAGAGGACTACGAAGGCGGCGACCCCGGCGTCTTCAACATGGCGGTGATGGGTTTCCGGCTGTCCCAACGCGCCAACGGCGTCTCGCAACTGCACGGCCACGTCAGCCGCGGGATGTTCAACGGACTCTGGCCGGCCTTCGACGAGGCGGAGGTGCCGATCTCCTCGATCACCAACGGCGTGCACGCACCCACGTGGGTGGCGCCCGAGGTGCTGGCTCTGGCCGCTGCCGAGGGCGGCGACTCCGAGGACGACGACGCTGAGGCGTTCTGGGCAGCGTTCGCGAAGGTCTCCGGCCCCGACGTGTGGCGCACCAAGCGCGCGCTGCGCGAGCGACTCGTCGTCGACGCGCGGCGTCGTCTGCGCCGGTCGTGGGAGAAGCGCGGCGCAGCACCGGCCGAACTCGGCTGGATCGACGAGGCACTCGACCCGGACGTGCTGACCATCGGGTTCGCTCGTCGCGTGCCGTCGTACAAGCGACTGACGCTGATGTTGCGCGATCCCGAGCGGCTCAAGGCCCTGCTGCTTGACCCGGAGCGACCGATCCAGCTGGTCGTCGCGGGCAAGTCGCACCCGGCCGATGACGGCGGCAAGCGGCTGATCCAGGAACTGGTGCGCTTCGCGGATGCCGAGGACGTGCGGCACCGGATCGTGTTCCTGCCGAACTACGACATCGCCCTGGCGCTCCCGCTCTACCCGGGCTGCGACGTGTGGCTCAACAATCCGCTGCGCCCGTACGAAGCCTGCGGTACGTCCGGCATGAAGGCCGCGCTCAACGGCGGCCTCAACCTCTCCATCCTCGATGGCTGGTGGGACGAGTGGTACGACCCGGAGTTCGGCTGGCCGATCCCGTCCGCCGACGGACTGGAGGACTACTCCGACAAGCGCGACGACCTCGAGGCGTCCGCTCTCTACGACCTGATCGAGTCCGAGGTCGCACCGCGGTTCTACGACCTCGACCACGAGGGCGTCCCGGCCCGTTGGGTCGAGATGCTGCGCCACACCTGGACCACCCTCGGCCCCAAGGTGCTCGCGACCCGGATGGTGCGCGACTACGTCGCCCAGCTCTATGCGCCGGCCGTCCGCAACGCCCGCGCACTGGCCGCCGCCGATCACGGCGCCCGCGACCTCGCCGCATGGAAGGCCCGCGTGCGTGCGGCCTGGCCGCAGGTGCGCGTCGAGCACGTCGAAGCGCAGGGCGTCGAGGACGCCGCCGAGGTCGGCGCCACCCTGGCCGTGCATTCGTACGTCGCCCTCGGCGAACTGTCACCCGAGGACGTCCAGGTCCAGCTGGTCCACGGCCGCGTCGACGCCGAGGACGACATCGTCGACGCGACCACGACACCCCTCACCCTCGTCGAGTCGTACGACGGCGGGCGGCACCGTTTCGATGGCGAGCTCGAGCTCGGCCGCTCGGGCCCGTTCGGCTACACCGTGCGGGTGCTGCCGACGAACCCGTTACTGGTCGCAACGGCCGAGCTCGGCGTCGTGGCGCTCGCCTGA
- the glp gene encoding gephyrin-like molybdotransferase Glp has protein sequence MTTMPALRSVTEHQQHVAALLAPRAAGQETVALAEARGRILAAAVTAPEALPAFDNSAMDGYAVRAADIADATPDSPALIPVAGDIPAGATVGELAPGTALRIMTGAPVPRGADAIVEVEITDGGTDKVAISEARALGSFVRPAGSDVAVGQEVLAAGAVIGPAQIGVLAALGVREVAVRRRLRVLVCSTGSELAEDPTPGSGQIRDANGALLAAAVEEAGAIAVRKLWVADDVPAFLALLDAETATGDVDLVLTSGGVSAGAYEVVKDALGPRGVEFVKVAMQPGMPQGSGVVGGVPVVCLPGNPVSALTSYEVFVRPALRTTSGHPHPQRPVVRATLTEPLTPLKGKRQMRRARLDRTAGTVTPWGPPGSGFLGWFAGADALIDLPADGNPLQAGDAVDVWDLSFS, from the coding sequence ATGACCACGATGCCCGCCCTCCGCTCCGTCACCGAGCACCAGCAGCACGTCGCTGCGCTCCTCGCACCGCGCGCTGCCGGGCAGGAGACCGTCGCTCTCGCCGAGGCCCGCGGTCGCATCCTCGCTGCCGCGGTCACCGCACCCGAGGCGTTGCCCGCCTTCGACAACTCGGCCATGGACGGCTACGCCGTGCGGGCCGCGGACATCGCCGATGCCACTCCCGACTCCCCCGCCCTGATCCCGGTCGCCGGCGACATCCCGGCCGGAGCCACCGTGGGCGAACTGGCACCCGGTACGGCGCTGCGCATCATGACCGGCGCGCCGGTCCCCCGGGGCGCGGACGCGATCGTCGAGGTCGAGATCACCGACGGCGGCACCGACAAGGTTGCGATCAGCGAGGCCCGTGCCCTCGGTTCCTTCGTCCGTCCGGCCGGCTCCGACGTCGCGGTCGGTCAGGAGGTCCTCGCTGCCGGTGCGGTGATCGGACCGGCCCAGATCGGTGTGCTGGCGGCGCTCGGCGTCCGCGAGGTCGCCGTACGACGCCGGTTGCGGGTGCTGGTCTGCTCGACCGGCTCGGAACTCGCCGAGGACCCGACCCCCGGGTCCGGGCAGATCCGCGACGCCAACGGCGCCCTGCTGGCCGCAGCCGTCGAGGAAGCGGGAGCGATCGCCGTGCGCAAGCTCTGGGTCGCCGACGACGTGCCCGCGTTCCTCGCCCTGCTCGACGCGGAGACCGCGACCGGCGACGTCGACCTGGTCCTCACGTCCGGCGGCGTCAGCGCCGGCGCCTACGAGGTGGTGAAGGACGCACTCGGACCGCGCGGCGTGGAGTTCGTGAAGGTCGCGATGCAGCCCGGGATGCCACAGGGTTCGGGCGTCGTCGGCGGAGTCCCCGTCGTGTGCCTGCCCGGCAACCCGGTGAGTGCGCTGACGTCGTACGAGGTCTTCGTCCGCCCGGCCTTGCGTACGACGTCCGGCCATCCCCACCCGCAACGCCCCGTCGTGCGCGCGACCCTGACCGAACCCCTCACGCCGCTCAAGGGCAAGCGCCAGATGCGCCGCGCGCGGCTCGACCGCACCGCCGGCACCGTCACTCCGTGGGGTCCGCCCGGCTCCGGTTTCCTCGGCTGGTTCGCCGGTGCCGACGCCCTCATCGACCTGCCCGCCGACGGCAACCCCCTGCAGGCCGGCGATGCCGTCGACGTGTGGGATCTCAGCTTCAGTTAG